The window GCAGGAAACCTTCAACGCCTACAATTCGTTCATCCTGCTGGCGGTGCCGTTCTTCCTGCTCACCGCCAATTTGATGAGCATCGGCGGCATCACCGACCGGCTGGTGGCGCTGTCGCGCTCGATGGTCGGGCACTGGCCGGGGTCGCTGGCGCAGATCAACGTCGTGCTGTCGGTGTTCTTTGCCGGCATCTCCGGCTCCTCCACCGCGGACGCGGCGAGCCAGTCCAAGATCTTCATCGATGCCCAGACTAAGGAGGGCTACGACCTCTCGTTCTCCATCGCCATCACCGCGGTCTCGGCCGTGCTCGCGGTCATCATCCCGCCCTCGATCCTGATGATCGTGTGGGGTGGACTGATCTCGACCTCGATCGCCGCGATGTATCTCGCGGGCATCGTGCCGGGATTGCTGATCGCCGGAGCGCAGATGGCGACAGTGCATATCTATGCCGTGCGACGAGGTTACCCGACCTATCCGAAGGACACCTGGAGGGAGATGTGCTGCGCCATCTGGCGCTCGATACCGGCGCTGCTGACGCCGTTCATCATCGTCGGCGGCATCCTGCTGGGGTGGTTCACCGCAACCGAGTCCGCCTGCGTCGCGGTGCTTTATTCCGTGGCGCTATCGACATTCTTTTACCGTGAAACCGGCGCGCGCGAACTCTACAAGGCTTTGCTCGACACCGGCCGTCTCGCGGGTGTCGCGCTGTTCTGCGTGGGCACCGCGAGCGCGTTCGGCTGGCTGCTGGCTTATTACAGGATCCCGCAGGAGCTGCTGGCCAACGTCTCGACGTGGGGCATGGGCGCGATCGGGGCCGGCTTCTTCATCGCGTTCTGCTTTCTGGTGGTGGGCTGCTTCCTCGACGCCATCCCGGCGATCATCATCGTCGGCACCGTCCTCGAACCGCTGGCGAAATCGGTCGACCTCCATCCGGTGCAGTTTGCGATCATCTCGATCGTTTCGCTGGCCTTCGGGTTGGTGACGCCGCCCTATGGTCTCTGCTTGATGATCGCCTGCTCGATCGCCGGGGTGCGGCTGCGCTATGCGCTGAAGGACACGGTGATCATGCTGATCCCCATGCTGCTCGTGCTGGCGGCGCTCATCATTTGGCCCAGCGTTTCGCTGTTCCTGCCGCGCCTGATCGTGCCGGAGATGTTGAAATGAGCGGGGCTTGATCCCGCGGCTCTGACGCCGCGGGATCGGTGCATTTTTCTCAGAGATTGCTCTCGGTGATCGCGGCATAGACCATGCTGCGCAGCTCGCGCCGGAGCGGGTAGGCGCTCGACGGCAGCACCTGCGTCATGAAGATGGTGATCAATTCCTCGGCCGGGTCGATCCAGAACGACGTCGTGGCCGCGCCGCCCCAATTGTATTCACCGGGGCTGCCGGCGACCAGCGTCTCGGCCGGGCGCATGGTCACGGCGAAGCCGAGGCCGAAGCCGATGCCGTTGTAGGCGGCTTCCGCAAACAGCGAGCGCGACACTTCCGGGAGCGAGCGTCCACCCGGAATGTGGTTGGCCGTCATCAGTGCCAGCGTCTTCGGCCCGATCAGCCTGACGCCGCCGAGCTCGCCGCCGTTGAGCAGCGCACGGCAGAAGGTGAGATAGTCGGCCGTCGTCGAGCACAGCCCGCCGCCGCCCGAAATCAAGGACGGCGGCGACAGGAACGAGCTCTTGGTTGGATCATCCTGCAACGTCAGGCCCTCGCGGCGCTGGCCGGCATGGAAGGTCATGCCGCCACCCGGATCGGCCGAGTAACAGGCGGCGAACCGGTGGGCCTTGGAAGCCGGCACGTGGAAATCAGTGTCGGTCATGCCGAGTGGATCGAGAATGCGTTGTTTCAGGAACTGCTCGAAGGGAATCCCGGAGATCTTGCCAATGAGGTAGCCGAGCACGTCGGTCGAAACCGAGTAGTTCCAGGCCTCGCCCGGCGAGAACTCCAGCGGGATTTTGGCAAGGCTCTCGATCATGGTCTGGAGCGTGCCGGATTTCTCGACCTCGCCGATCTTTTCGGCGCGGTAGGCGGCATCGACATTCGAGCGCTGCTGGAAGCCGTAGGTGAGGCCGGAGGTGTGACGCAGGAGATCGACGATCAGCATCGGCCGCAACGGCGGCCGGGTCAGGAAGGAAGGCGCAGTGCCGGCGACGAACACGCCGAGATCCTTCCATTCCGGAATGTACTTGGCGACGGGCTCATCGATCGCGACGAGGCCTTGCTCGACCAGCATCATGAAGGCGACGCTGGTGAGCGGCTTGGTCATGGAATAGATGCGATAGATCGTGTCGTCCTTGACGGGCAGCTTGCGCTCGACATCGGCAAAACCCTGCACCGTACTGTGGGCGATCTTGCCACGGCGATAGACCAGGAGATGCGTGCCCGGGAAGCGGCCGGCATCGATGTACCGGCTCTTCAGATGCGCATCGACGCGGTCGAGCGCGGCCTTGGACATGCCGACGGATTCGGGCGAGGCGGGGGTGGGGGCGAGCATCAGTTCCTCCGGGCAGTTTGGTCCGACGTTGATAGCCGATATGGCGGTCTCATT of the Bradyrhizobium sp. WSM1417 genome contains:
- a CDS encoding TRAP transporter large permease, translating into MSGNVLSAGQAAMVLFGTFVGLLIIRVPVAFALGLACVPILLIEPHLSLMTLGQETFNAYNSFILLAVPFFLLTANLMSIGGITDRLVALSRSMVGHWPGSLAQINVVLSVFFAGISGSSTADAASQSKIFIDAQTKEGYDLSFSIAITAVSAVLAVIIPPSILMIVWGGLISTSIAAMYLAGIVPGLLIAGAQMATVHIYAVRRGYPTYPKDTWREMCCAIWRSIPALLTPFIIVGGILLGWFTATESACVAVLYSVALSTFFYRETGARELYKALLDTGRLAGVALFCVGTASAFGWLLAYYRIPQELLANVSTWGMGAIGAGFFIAFCFLVVGCFLDAIPAIIIVGTVLEPLAKSVDLHPVQFAIISIVSLAFGLVTPPYGLCLMIACSIAGVRLRYALKDTVIMLIPMLLVLAALIIWPSVSLFLPRLIVPEMLK
- a CDS encoding serine hydrolase; the encoded protein is MLAPTPASPESVGMSKAALDRVDAHLKSRYIDAGRFPGTHLLVYRRGKIAHSTVQGFADVERKLPVKDDTIYRIYSMTKPLTSVAFMMLVEQGLVAIDEPVAKYIPEWKDLGVFVAGTAPSFLTRPPLRPMLIVDLLRHTSGLTYGFQQRSNVDAAYRAEKIGEVEKSGTLQTMIESLAKIPLEFSPGEAWNYSVSTDVLGYLIGKISGIPFEQFLKQRILDPLGMTDTDFHVPASKAHRFAACYSADPGGGMTFHAGQRREGLTLQDDPTKSSFLSPPSLISGGGGLCSTTADYLTFCRALLNGGELGGVRLIGPKTLALMTANHIPGGRSLPEVSRSLFAEAAYNGIGFGLGFAVTMRPAETLVAGSPGEYNWGGAATTSFWIDPAEELITIFMTQVLPSSAYPLRRELRSMVYAAITESNL